CCTTCACGGAGGAACGCCGCCGGCCGACTACTGAGAGGAGCCTCAGATGTCTGAGACCAAGCTCGATACCGAACTGCGCACCGAATTCGGCAAGGGCTACGCCCGCCGCGCCCGCGCCGCCGGCAAGATCCCCGCCGTCATCTACGGTCACGGCGCAGAGCCCGTGCACGTCAACCTGCCGGGCCGCGAAACCACCCTCGCCGTCCGTACCCCGAACGCCCTGCTGAACCTCGTGATCGACGGTGCCGAGCACCTGGCCATCGTCAAGGACATCCAGCGCGACCCGATCAAGCAGATCATCGAGCACATCGACCTGCTGACCGTCAAGAAGGGCGAGAAGGTCGCCGTGGACGTTCACGTTCACGTGACCGGTGAAGCCGCTCCGGGCGTCGTCGCCAACCAGGAAGCCACCACCGTCTCCCTCGAGGCCGAGGCCACCCACGTGCCCAACGCCATCGAGTTCGACATCGAGGGCCGCGAGGCCGGCGCACACGTCCACGCCTCCGACCTGGTGCTGCCGAAGGGCTCCGTCCTGCTGAGCGACCCGGAGACCCTCGTGGTCAACCTCTCCGAGGCCACCGTCTCCGAGACCGAGGACGAGGCTGCCGCTGAGGAAGCCGCTCCCGCCGCTGAGTGATCCCCTCCGGCCGATGGCCGGATGATGTTCGCTGAGAAGGGCCGGACCCCACGGGGTCCGGCCCTTCGTGCGTGCCGGGTGCCGGTGGCACGTAAAATATTCCGGTGAGCGAAACATGGCTGGTGGTCGGACTGGGTAATCCGGGGGCGCAGTATGCGGGCAACCGGCACAATGTGGGCCAGATGGTTCTGGACGAACTGGCCCAGCGGATGGGCGCACGGTTCAGTGTCCACAAGAGCCGTGCCCAGCTGGCGGAGGGCCGCCTCGGGATCGGCGGACCGAAGCTCCTCCTCGCCAAGCCGATGAGCTACATGAATCTCTCGGGTGGGGCCACCTCGGCACTGAGCAGGTTCTTCGGGATCGAGCCGGACCACGTGATCGCCGTGCATGACGAGATCGACATCCCCTTCAACACGGTCAAATTGAAGCTCGGCGGGGGAGAGGGCGGCCATAATGGCCTGCGTGACATCAGCAAGGCCCTGGCCACCAAGGACTACCTGAGGGTCCGGGTGGGGGTGGGCCGTCCGCCGGGCCGCATGGACACCGCGGACTACGTGCTCAAGGATTTCACCGCCACCGAACGCAAGGATCTGCCGTTCCTGCTGGACGCCGCGGCGGACGCGGTCGAGGAACTGGTGGGCTCCGGTCTGGTGGCCGCTCAGCAGAGGTTCCACTCGCCGTCGTAGACACTGGAAATACGGAGCCAAAGTCCCTTCTCCTGCCGCGGACACGCTGGTATGGTTCGAAGTAGCGAGCAGGGGGCATCGTGGTCAGTCGCAGGTCTTCAGGGGGCGACTGTTCATGAGAGGTGTCAAAGGTGAGTACATTCGGTACTGCCCACACGCCGACTTTGGCGTTGTCTGCAGCTCCCTCCACCTGGAGGAAGGTTCTCGGCGCGGTCGAGCGCAGGAAGTGGTCCGGCGCGGCTCACCGGCGCCTGATCCCCGCCGTGGAGGCCATGATCCAGGACCCCGATCTGCGGGGCATGCTCCTGGAAGGTCCCGAAGGCAGCGGCAAATCCTCTCTGGGCTACGAATTCGCACGGTCCCGTCCTGACATCCACGTGGTGATCCTCTCCGGAACCCAGGCGCTGCGCAGCAAGCCACTGGGGGTCTTTCTCAAATACCTGGACCGGATTCCGGACAGCGCCGATCCGGAGGGTTCCGATCCGGTGCCCGCCGAAGTCATCCCACCGCTGAGCCAGGCCATCGCGGAGGAGGCCAGGGGCCGGAGCACCCTGCTGTTCGTCGATGACATCCACCGCATCGACTCCGCCTCCCTGTCCGTGATCGTGCATCTCGTGCTGTCCGGACGGAGCAAGCTCCTGGCCACCGCACCGCGGGGCAAAGACGTCAACTCCAGCCTGGGCTGGCTCGTCCGGGACGGACTGATCGTGCAGCACCGCATGGCTCCTCTGAACCGGAGCGAATCCCGGCAGCTGATCCTCCAGTCGACCGGTCATCCCATCTCCGAGGCCGCTCTGAGCGCGCTCCTGCAGCATCACGGCCGCTCGGCACTCACCATGCAGGCGCTGTTCGGCGAGCAGGTCGAGCAGCGCCGGATCGAGCTGCAGTCCGGCCACTGGATCTCCACCCACCCCCTGGCCATTGAACCCCGGGGCCCCGTGGCGCGGCTCATGGCGGTCCGGCTCCAGCGCGAGCCGGAAGAACTCCAGAAAGCACTCGTCAAAATAGCCCTGCTGCACCGGGCGCCCTGGCGACTGGCGGCCGCCGTGGTCGGTGTGAAGACCCTCGTGGAACTTGAAGAGCGCGGCCATCTGCTCGTGGAGACCTCCCGGGACCGGCATGTGAGCCTGAAGGATTATTTCCTGGCCGAGTCCATCAGGGTCGGAAGCCATGAGAAGGCCAGTGGGGAGCTGCTCTCCGAGATCAACCTGGCGGCCGGCGGCTCGCTCATGGAACTCGAACCCTCCGAACTCCTGGTCCTGGGGCAGTGGCTGCTGGACTCCGGGCAGGATCTCGACGCCGGGCTGCGCGTGGGCATCGCCGACCACGCGCTGGCCAACGCGCGGCCCCTTCTGGCCGTGCGGGTGCTGCGGGACTTCCCGGAAGACGACCCGCGGGCCGTGGAGGCCCGCTTCCTCACGGCCACCGCGTACTTCGCCCTGGCGGAGGCCGAGAAGGCCTGGTCCGTGATCGCTCCGGTCGACGTCGAGGCGTTCGTGGCCCGTGATCCGGGGCCCGGCACGCTCGCCGTCGCCGCGATGGTGCAGCAAGCGCGCGTCCGGTGCCATCTGGAGCTGTTCGGGGACCATCAGGCGGCCTGGGATGAGGTCGCCACGCTGGAAGCACTCATCCGCCGCTTCGAGGAGGCGGACCGGACCGGCTGGAAGCGGACAGCCGGCGACGGCAGGCACCTGAGCGTCGCCGAGCGCCTTCTGCTCGCCGGGCTCGAGATCCGTTTCCACAGCGGGGACTTCCGGACGGTCGGCCCGGAGCTGGAAGAGTTATGGGAATCGCCGGGCGGCAGTGAGGAGCTGCGGCTGGTCTGTGGCAGCTTCCTGGTCATGTGCCATGCGGTGATGGGCCGTGAAGACGACGCCGTACGCCTCGCCGGGGAGGTCGCGGAGCGCCTGCGCCTGGCGCCGCAGGAGTACAAGGTGCGGGAGATCCACCTCGAAGGGCGGGTGCTCGCCCTGATCTGGAGCGGGCGCTGGGTGGAATGCGTCGACGAGCTTCAGGAACTCCTGGAAGCCAGCGGCCAGGATGCCATGTTCCGCGGCGGCGTCATGGAGCTGGGCGTCGGCCTGGCGTACTGCTTCGCCGGGAAATCCGATCAGTCCATCGAGATCCTCGCCTCCTCGATCGCACAGCTGGAGGCGGAACGGCCCAACGGCTACCTGTGCGTCGCCCTGGCGGCGCTCGCGTTCTCCCACGCCTCGGCCGGGAACGAGGAGGCAGCCCAGGATCTGCTCACGCGGCTGGATCGGCTCGAAACGGCGATGAGCTGGGCCAACCGCTTCATGACGGAGTTCTTCGTGCGGATGGCCCGGCTCGCCATGAACGACCTGGAAGCGGCGCGCCTGCTGGTCCGCTCCGGCCTGGAGGACCTCGAAGCGGGACGTCTGACCGCGGCGTCTCTCAGTCTGTTCGGCGCCAAGTACTACAACAACCACCGCGAGACCGAGGCCGTCCGGGAGGCGGGCCTGCTCCGGCAAGGGGCCATGGGCGCCATCACGGCCGGCTGGGCGTCCGCGGTCCTGCAGCGTGACCCTCAGCAGGCCCTCGCCGCGGCCACCGCGGCCGAGAAGCTCCAGTTGCAGGCGGTCGAGTACCGTTGCGCCGCCGTCGCGCTTGAACTGGCGAAGGAGAACGCCAGCGCCGTGTCCGTCGCCTCGGCCCGCGCCCACCTGCAATCGGCCGAGAGCGGCGGGCTCGTCAACCGGACACTCGTCTCCGTCAGTCACGGCGGCCACCTCACCCATCGGGAACTGCAGGTGGCCCGCCTGGCGGAACAGGGTCTGGGCAACCGGGACATCGCCCGCCGGATCGGCATCTCCGTCCGCACCGTGGAAGGCCACCTCTACCAGGCCTTCGCGAAACTGGGCGTGACGTCACGACAGCAACTCGACTCCTTGTCCGCCGCGTTGTCGGACACCACGCCTTCAGGACAGCCAGCGCCTGAGCATGAATGACATCGCGCGGCCGTTCGGCCGGGGACCCGAACTGGCGGAGGTGCTCAGGCTCCTGACTTCCGACGAGGTGCCCGCCGTCTTCGTGGCCGCGTCGCCGGGCATGGGCGTCACCACGCTGCTGCGCCGGCTCTTCGGCTCCTTGTCCGCCACACGCCCCGTGCTCTCCCTGCACGGCACCCCGGCCCTGAACCTCGTCAACTACGGCGTGCTGGCCGTGCTGCGCGGGATGGACTCGATGGGCGCCCTGTCCCTCAATCCCGCTCCCGCCCTCAAGGTGCTCCGGGCCCACTTCCGGGCACAGCGGCAGGCGCTCGGCGGCGACGCCGACGGGCCGCCTCCCGTGGTGGTGATCGACGAAGCGGATTCCCTCGACCCCGCCAGCAGCGACCTCTTCGCCTCGCTGGTCATGGAGGGGGACATCACGCTCGTGGCCTCCTACGACGCCCGGCGTC
The nucleotide sequence above comes from Arthrobacter woluwensis. Encoded proteins:
- the pth gene encoding aminoacyl-tRNA hydrolase codes for the protein MSETWLVVGLGNPGAQYAGNRHNVGQMVLDELAQRMGARFSVHKSRAQLAEGRLGIGGPKLLLAKPMSYMNLSGGATSALSRFFGIEPDHVIAVHDEIDIPFNTVKLKLGGGEGGHNGLRDISKALATKDYLRVRVGVGRPPGRMDTADYVLKDFTATERKDLPFLLDAAADAVEELVGSGLVAAQQRFHSPS
- a CDS encoding helix-turn-helix transcriptional regulator codes for the protein MSAAPSTWRKVLGAVERRKWSGAAHRRLIPAVEAMIQDPDLRGMLLEGPEGSGKSSLGYEFARSRPDIHVVILSGTQALRSKPLGVFLKYLDRIPDSADPEGSDPVPAEVIPPLSQAIAEEARGRSTLLFVDDIHRIDSASLSVIVHLVLSGRSKLLATAPRGKDVNSSLGWLVRDGLIVQHRMAPLNRSESRQLILQSTGHPISEAALSALLQHHGRSALTMQALFGEQVEQRRIELQSGHWISTHPLAIEPRGPVARLMAVRLQREPEELQKALVKIALLHRAPWRLAAAVVGVKTLVELEERGHLLVETSRDRHVSLKDYFLAESIRVGSHEKASGELLSEINLAAGGSLMELEPSELLVLGQWLLDSGQDLDAGLRVGIADHALANARPLLAVRVLRDFPEDDPRAVEARFLTATAYFALAEAEKAWSVIAPVDVEAFVARDPGPGTLAVAAMVQQARVRCHLELFGDHQAAWDEVATLEALIRRFEEADRTGWKRTAGDGRHLSVAERLLLAGLEIRFHSGDFRTVGPELEELWESPGGSEELRLVCGSFLVMCHAVMGREDDAVRLAGEVAERLRLAPQEYKVREIHLEGRVLALIWSGRWVECVDELQELLEASGQDAMFRGGVMELGVGLAYCFAGKSDQSIEILASSIAQLEAERPNGYLCVALAALAFSHASAGNEEAAQDLLTRLDRLETAMSWANRFMTEFFVRMARLAMNDLEAARLLVRSGLEDLEAGRLTAASLSLFGAKYYNNHRETEAVREAGLLRQGAMGAITAGWASAVLQRDPQQALAAATAAEKLQLQAVEYRCAAVALELAKENASAVSVASARAHLQSAESGGLVNRTLVSVSHGGHLTHRELQVARLAEQGLGNRDIARRIGISVRTVEGHLYQAFAKLGVTSRQQLDSLSAALSDTTPSGQPAPEHE
- a CDS encoding 50S ribosomal protein L25/general stress protein Ctc produces the protein MSETKLDTELRTEFGKGYARRARAAGKIPAVIYGHGAEPVHVNLPGRETTLAVRTPNALLNLVIDGAEHLAIVKDIQRDPIKQIIEHIDLLTVKKGEKVAVDVHVHVTGEAAPGVVANQEATTVSLEAEATHVPNAIEFDIEGREAGAHVHASDLVLPKGSVLLSDPETLVVNLSEATVSETEDEAAAEEAAPAAE